In the uncultured Fibrobacter sp. genome, CCGACCGCATTTACGGCATCAGGTTCGCCGGCTTCGAAATCAAGTTTCAAGTGCAGGGCGACCACCTGACGGTCGTCGCTATTTTACCATTACAGCCTTAACGGCCTTGAATCCCTCGCCCTGGGCACTTACTACGTAGCGCCCGGCCGGGAGTCTGCCCTCAAGCATCAAAGTGTTGGTTCCGGCGTAGTTGCCGCTCAAATCCAGCACTTCCTTGCCGAGGCTAGAGTAAACCTTGACGGTGAGCTGCGTTGCCTTGGCAAGGCTCAACTGCACGTTGCCGGCTTTGTTCACCGAAAGAGAGCCGCCTACAAAGTGTTCCACCTGCGCAATGCCCGTACCAGCATCCGACGACGATTCCGGCGCCGTGCCCGAGCTAGAGGCGATGCTTGCGCTTGAGGCGACGCTCGAAGAGCTGGCTGCTTCGCTGCTGCTGGATTCGGCCACGCTACTGCTCGATTCTTCGGCGACAGGTTTGAGGTTGTCGCCTAACACTTCGATCATCTTTTCAGCGTAACGCTTACCGAAGTCGCGGTATTCCTGCGAGGTAAAGTGCACGTTCTGGCCATCGCCCAAAGCCTGGTTGAACCCTTCGGAAGACACCACGTAGAAGTTCTTGGACTGCTGCGGGAGCTTTGCGATGTTGTTGTTCGCGCCGGCACTCACACCGCTGCGCAGCACTTCGCCCGCAAGGAACGGAATGTCGTTTTCGAGGCCTAAATCCTTGATAATGTTGTCGTAGACCTTCTTGACCGCAGAAGGCCAATTGCCGTCACCGGCATCGGTTTCGCCCTGGTGGAAGATAATGCCCTTGATGACACCGTCTTCTTGAGCCTTCTTGGCCATCTCAATCAGGCGACCATAAGGGTTGCCGCCATAATCGTTAATGCGCTGGGTCATCCAGCTCTGCTGTGTTCTAGCATAATTTGCGTAGGAGTCCTTGTCGAACAGCTTGATGCTGCATCCTGCAACAGCCACCACGATGACGCCCACCTTGATCTGGGTGTCCGTCTTTTCGACCATAGTACGACCAAAATAGTCCGTGGGGCCAAGCTTTGCACCTTGGCAGTGCGCCAACGGAGGCACGGCAGTAGACCATTTGCCCTTAGTCTTCCCGGAACAGGAGCCGTTATCGGCCGCCCAGAGAACCTGGAATCGGTCGTCGACAGACTTGTCTTGTTGTCCGATATCGCCCTGGCCTTCCATATTGGACTGGCCAAAGGCCAAGTAAATATGGAAATTCGGGTCCGGTGCGGCGTTTACTTGAGAAAGAGCCATTGCGAATGCTGCTCCCAAAAGAATTTTTTTCATAATATACTCCAAACAACGGGGGAAAAATTTCCCTCAACCTAAAAATAACCCATTATTATGGATTCATAATAATTGTAAACTTTAATATGTTGTTGATTTTTACAACAAGAATTACTTATATTCAAGGAAAAACGAGGAAATTCTATGAAAAAGATGTATTTGGTTCCGTTCGCTGCCGCCCTGGCTTTGGCTACTTTTACGGCTTGCGGTGATTCTTCTTCTGACCCGAAACCGTCTAAGGCCGAAGAATGCTCCAAGGGCTTGACCTCCGAATGCTTGGTGGGGTCTTGGTCTTTGGTTGGCATTGCCAATGCGGCTAACAACAATGAAATTATCCCTAATTTTGATTATGCCGCAGGCCCCGGCAAGTTGATTTTCACTGAAGACGGCAAATTCGAATTTGACCTGCCCACGACAAATCTCGGTAACAGCCCTCTCTTGAATCCGCTTGATTACCCGGTTTATGGTGATTGGAAGATTGAGGGCAATGCTGTCAAGCTCCATTCTATGAGTACGGCCTTGTTCAAGACTCGAGTTGAAGTCGCTCCGATTATCACCATGGATGCCGCTACCGTCAAGATGACTTTTGGCGCGGGCACTCTTTGGCTTATGGAAAATGCGACCGACGAAGTGAGCATCAAGGCTAACGCAACGGAAGTCTATACCATTAGCGCTCAATAGCTTTTTTTGCAGGTTTTAGCCTGTAAAACGAATTGAAATACAAAAATCCCCGACAATGAATTGCCGGGGATTTTTGTGTGTATTTGGGTTTTATGGAGAAGTTTCTTATCGAAGCGTGATTGCCTTATGGTTGAGCGTCTTGCCGCTAGCATCCTTGAGGCGGGCCAGGTACTTGCCCACGGGGAGTCTGTTCAGGCTGACCACGTTTTCGCTTTCGAGGTTGGAGCTCAAGGCGAGCTTGCCGTTGGCGGCATA is a window encoding:
- a CDS encoding sialate O-acetylesterase produces the protein MKKILLGAAFAMALSQVNAAPDPNFHIYLAFGQSNMEGQGDIGQQDKSVDDRFQVLWAADNGSCSGKTKGKWSTAVPPLAHCQGAKLGPTDYFGRTMVEKTDTQIKVGVIVVAVAGCSIKLFDKDSYANYARTQQSWMTQRINDYGGNPYGRLIEMAKKAQEDGVIKGIIFHQGETDAGDGNWPSAVKKVYDNIIKDLGLENDIPFLAGEVLRSGVSAGANNNIAKLPQQSKNFYVVSSEGFNQALGDGQNVHFTSQEYRDFGKRYAEKMIEVLGDNLKPVAEESSSSVAESSSSEAASSSSVASSASIASSSGTAPESSSDAGTGIAQVEHFVGGSLSVNKAGNVQLSLAKATQLTVKVYSSLGKEVLDLSGNYAGTNTLMLEGRLPAGRYVVSAQGEGFKAVKAVMVK